Proteins found in one Saccharomyces cerevisiae S288C chromosome III, complete sequence genomic segment:
- the PWP2 gene encoding snoRNA-binding rRNA-processing protein PWP2 (Conserved 90S pre-ribosomal component; essential for proper endonucleolytic cleavage of the 35 S rRNA precursor at A0, A1, and A2 sites; contains eight WD-repeats; PWP2 deletion leads to defects in cell cycle and bud morphogenesis): MKSDFKFSNLLGTVYRQGNITFSDDGKQLLSPVGNRVSVFDLINNKSFTFEYEHRKNIAAIDLNKQGTLLISIDEDGRAILVNFKARNVLHHFNFKEKCSAVKFSPDGRLFALASGRFLQIWKTPDVNKDRQFAPFVRHRVHAGHFQDITSLTWSQDSRFILTTSKDLSAKIWSVDSEEKNLAATTFNGHRDYVMGAFFSHDQEKIYTVSKDGAVFVWEFTKRPSDDDDNESEDDDKQEEVDISKYSWRITKKHFFYANQAKVKCVTFHPATRLLAVGFTSGEFRLYDLPDFTLIQQLSMGQNPVNTVSVNQTGEWLAFGSSKLGQLLVYEWQSESYILKQQGHFDSTNSLAYSPDGSRVVTASEDGKIKVWDITSGFCLATFEEHTSSVTAVQFAKRGQVMFSSSLDGTVRAWDLIRYRNFRTFTGTERIQFNCLAVDPSGEVVCAGSLDNFDIHVWSVQTGQLLDALSGHEGPVSCLSFSQENSVLASASWDKTIRIWSIFGRSQQVEPIEVYSDVLALSMRPDGKEVAVSTLKGQISIFNIEDAKQVGNIDCRKDIISGRFNQDRFTAKNSERSKFFTTIHYSFDGMAIVAGGNNNSICLYDVPNEVLLKRFIVSRNMALNGTLEFLNSKKMTEAGSLDLIDDAGENSDLEDRIDNSLPGSQRGGDLSTRKMRPEVRVTSVQFSPTANAFAAASTEGLLIYSTNDTILFDPFDLDVDVTPHSTVEALREKQFLNALVMAFRLNEEYLINKVYEAIPIKEIPLVASNIPAIYLPRILKFIGDFAIESQHIEFNLIWIKALLSASGGYINEHKYLFSTAMRSIQRFIVRVAKEVVNTTTDNKYTYRFLVSTDGSMEDGAADDDEVLLKDDADEDNEENEENDVVMESDDEEGWIGFNGKDNKLPLSNENDSSDEEENEKELP; this comes from the coding sequence ATGAAATCCGATTTCAAGTTCTCTAACCTTTTAGGTACGGTCTACAGGCAAGGTAACATCACCTTTTCCGATGATGGCAAGCAACTACTCTCACCGGTGGGGAATAGGGTCAGCGTGTTTGACTTAATCAACAACAAATCGTTCACGTTTGAATACGAGCATCGCAAAAATATTGCTGCCATTGATCTGAACAAACAAGGCACATTGCTGATTTCTATTGACGAGGACGGTCGCGCCATCCTTGTCAATTTCAAAGCCCGTAACGTGCTTCACCATTTCaacttcaaagaaaaatgctCCGCTGTGAAGTTCAGCCCTGATGGGAGACTCTTTGCATTAGCCTCAGGCAGGTTTTTACAGATTTGGAAGACTCCAGATGTTAATAAAGACAGACAGTTTGCTCCCTTCGTCCGCCATAGGGTGCATGCGGGACACTTTCAAGACATAACGTCTTTGACGTGGTCACAAGATTCCAGATTTATCCTTACGACTTCCAAAGACTTAAGCGCAAAAATATGGTCCGTAGATTCAGAGGAAAAGAACCTTGCGGCGACAACATTTAATGGGCACAGAGACTACGTTATGGGTGCGTTCTTCAGTCATGATCAGGAAAAAATCTACACTGTAAGCAAAGACGGTGCTGTCTTTGTCTGGGAATTTACCAAGAGGCCATCCGATGACGACGACAATGAAAGTGAAGACGACGACAAGCAAGAAGAAGTAGATATTTCGAAATACAGCTGGAGAATCACaaagaaacattttttttacgcAAACCAAGCCAAAGTAAAGTGTGTCACCTTCCATCCAGCAACAAGGCTTTTAGCTGTCGGATTTACTAGTGGGGAATTCCGTCTTTACGATTTGCCTGATTTCACTTTGATTCAACAGCTTTCTATGGGGCAAAACCCAGTCAACACCGTTAGCGTCAACCAAACCGGCGAATGGCTGGCGTTTGGTTCCAGCAAACTGGGCCAATTACTAGTTTACGAATGGCAATCGGAATCGTATATCTTGAAGCAGCAGGGCCATTTCGATTCCACAAATAGTCTTGCATACTCTCCGGATGGTTCACGTGTAGTGACAGCATCCGAAGATGGGAAAATCAAAGTTTGGGACATTACATCAGGGTTTTGTTTGGCcacttttgaagaacacACCTCTTCAGTTACTGCTGTACAGTTTGCGAAAAGGGGTCAGGTCATGTTCTCATCATCGTTAGATGGTACGGTGAGAGCGTGGGACTTAATCAGGTATCGTAATTTTAGAACATTCACTGGTACTGAAAGAATCCAATTCAATTGTTTAGCGGTGGATCCATCAGGTGAAGTGGTTTGTGCCGGGTCCCTGGACAATTTTGACATTCATGTTTGGTCCGTGCAAACTGGTCAATTATTAGATGCTTTGTCCGGACATGAAGGCCCTGTTTCGTGTCTTTCATTTAGTCAAGAGAACAGTGTCTTAGCTTCTGCATCATGGGATAAAACAATTAGAATCTGGTCCATATTTGGTAGAAGCCAACAAGTAGAACCTATAGAAGTTTATTCCGATGTTTTAGCCTTATCAATGAGACCAGATGGTAAAGAAGTTGCAGTATCTACCTTAAAGGGTCAAATATCCATTTTCAACATAGAAGATGCCAAGCAGGTGGGCAACATTGACTGTAGAAAGGATATAATATCTGGTAGGTTTAATCAAGATAGGTTCACTGCCAAAAATTCTGAACgatccaaattttttactACAATACATTACAGTTTTGATGGTATGGCTATTGTGGCTGGTGGTAATAATAACTCCATTTGTCTATATGATGTTCCAAATGAAGTCTTGTTAAAAAGATTCATTGTGTCCAGAAACATGGCTTTGAATGGTACTCTCGAATTTTTAAACAGTAAGAAAATGACTGAAGCAGGTTCATTAGATTTGATTGACGATGCAGGCGAAAATTCAGATTTGGAGGATCGTATTGATAATTCTTTACCAGGGTCTCAAAGAGGTGGCGACCTGTccacaagaaaaatgagaCCAGAGGTTAGAGTTACTTCGGTGCAATTCTCCCCAACGGCGAATGCATTTGCCGCTGCTTCAACGGAAGGTTTATTGATATATTCCACCAATGACACGATATTATTTGATCCCTTTGATCTGGATGTGGACGTCACCCCCCATTCTACTGTAGAGGCGCTACGAGAAAAGCAGTTTTTAAATGCATTAGTAATGGCGTTCAGGttaaatgaagaatatttgaTCAATAAAGTCTATGAAGCCATACCTATTAAGGAAATCCCCTTGGTTGCAAGTAATATTCCTGCAATATATTTACCGAGGATTCTGAAGTTCATCGGTGATTTTGCCATTGAATCCCAACACATTGAGTTTAACCTAATTTGGATCAAAGCTCTATTATCTGCGAGCGGTGGTTACATAAATGAACACAAATATCTCTTCTCGACGGCTATGAGGTCGATACAAAGATTTATTGTTAGAGTGGCTAAGGAAGTAGTCAATACCACTACTGATAACAAATACACCTATAGATTTTTGGTATCAACTGATGGGTCCATGGAAGATGGCGCGGCTGATGATGACGAGGTTCTATTAAAAGATGACGCAGATGAAGATAACGAAGAGAACGAAGAGAACGATGTAGTCATGGAATCTGACGACGAGGAAGGATGGATTGGTTTCAATGGGAAGGATAACAAATTACCCTTGtctaatgaaaatgattccagtgatgaagaagaaaatgagaaagagcttccttga
- the YIH1 gene encoding Yih1p (Negative regulator of eIF2 kinase Gcn2p; competes with Gcn2p for binding to Gcn1p; may contribute to regulation of translation in response to starvation via regulation of Gcn2p; binds to monomeric actin and to ribosomes and polyribosomes; ortholog of mammalian IMPACT), translated as MDDDHEQLVEELEAVEAIYPDLLSKKQEDGSIIVVKVPQHEYMTLQISFPTHYPSEEAPNVIEVGVCTSLAKRDLYDTKYLQHLFQEVMDSVFHRGSVCLFDFLTELDGVLYVEPEEETEPVQQSDIPTDPFEGWTASDPITDRGSTFMAFAAHVTSEEQAFAMLDLLKTDSKMRKANHVMSAWRIKQDGSAATYQDSDDDGETAAGSRMLHLITIMDVWNVIVVVARWFGGAHIGPDRFKHINSTAREAVVRAGFDS; from the coding sequence ATGGATGACGATCACGAACAGTTGGTCGAAGAACTGGAGGCCGTCGAGGCCATCTATCCGGATCTTCTCTCCAAGAAGCAGGAAGACGGAAGCATCATCGTTGTGAAAGTGCCGCAGCATGAATACATGACACTGCAGATCTCCTTCCCGACACACTACCCCTCCGAGGAGGCTCCTAATGTCATCGAAGTTGGTGTCTGCACTTCTTTGGCTAAGCGCGATCTCTACGATACCAAGTACCTTCAGCATTTGTTCCAGGAAGTGATGGACTCTGTTTTCCACCGCGGATCTGTCTGTCTATTTGACTTCCTCACAGAACTCGACGGTGTCTTGTACGTTGAACCAGAGGAGGAGACAGAACCGGTCCAGCAGAGTGACATTCCCACAGACCCCTTCGAGGGCTGGACCGCGTCGGACCCCATTACTGATAGAGGCTCGACTTTCATGGCCTTTGCAGCACATGTTACCTCCGAGGAACAAGCGTTTGCCATGCTAGACCTACTGAAGACCGACTCCAAGATGCGTAAGGCAAACCATGTCATGAGTGCATGGCGAATCAAGCAGGATGGCTCTGCGGCAACATATCAAGATTCCGATGATGACGGTGAAACGGCCGCCGGCTCCAGAATGCTGCACCTCATCACCATCATGGATGTGTGGAACGTCATCGTTGTGGTGGCCCGTTGGTTCGGCGGTGCCCACATAGGTCCCGACCGGTTTAAACACATCAATTCTACGGCAAGAGAAGCTGTTGTCAGGGCCGGCTTCGACTCGTAA
- the TAH1 gene encoding Tah1p (Component of conserved R2TP complex (Rvb1-Rvb2-Tah1-Pih1); R2TP complex interacts with Hsp90 (Hsp82p and Hsc82p) to mediate assembly of large protein complexes such as box C/D snoRNPs and RNA polymerase II; contains a single TPR domain with at least two TPR motifs; plays a role in determining prion variants), whose translation MSQFEKQKEQGNSLFKQGLYREAVHCYDQLITAQPQNPVGYSNKAMALIKLGEYTQAIQMCQQGLRYTSTAEHVAIRSKLQYRLELAQGAVGSVQIPVVEVDELPEGYDRS comes from the coding sequence ATGAGccaatttgaaaagcaGAAGGAACAGGGCAATTCTTTGTTCAAACAGGGCCTGTATCGCGAGGCTGTGCACTGTTATGACCAACTAATTACTGCTCAACCGCAGAACCCGGTCGGGTACAGCAACAAAGCCATGGCGCTGATCAAACTGGGTGAATATACACAGGCTATTCAAATGTGCCAGCAAGGACTGCGGTACACCTCAACGGCAGAGCATGTAGCTATCAGATCCAAATTGCAATATCGTCTAGAGCTGGCACAGGGAGCGGTAGGTTCAGTACAGATCCCTGTTGTAGAGGTTGATGAACTACCGGAGGGATACGACCGGTCCtga
- the TVS1 gene encoding Tvs1p (hypothetical protein; green fluorescent protein (GFP)-fusion protein localizes to the cytoplasm in a punctate pattern; non-essential gene; upregulated by and required for tolerance to 4-Methylcyclohexane methanol; induced by treatment with 8-methoxypsoralen and UVA irradiation; contains 10-11 predicted transmembrane domains): MVRFVSILSLFGCAATLVTAHDDMDMDMDMDMDMDMNIDTTTSQSIDVSSTASIVPVPHEPKHLHGLPILQSPSLTPAERLYWENYNTTTYFTTQAGNRSALRYHIITLLLVAFVLYPVSLALSAARSRWYLPLLFVNLCICISSVMALSVFKNTFPEEDWYAHNIYGTTSVLLLVFMLVHFFAAVLSVPVSLASKKEYRPVDTIPLNDLESTPVMVNSARGSPSPSSNRDTLFSLSSDTTTATATNNNKRRRAEGEDEGDNTSNHDTLRDEDYDNDDDEIASIEAPPLLPQDIPVFRILFTNTKYQMLAAHLSCVANVVFHMLTYPLFMYIFVDLIIGFAVGNLLGKGIRIFNLLAHWIKGGVFFTLGVVSLARYCGFAAKYGWAWNNISFTSQLTQTRSSNLLFRFAPAGTFTMEFVESFLIFFYGSTNIFLEHLAGNGGAWTAKDLQHVSIAFMFIGTGLCGLLTEYKLNHWRFEHARKRPQTDVVAATPGYSPNPFPAFTIFWTGILMSQHAQSSQFSTTIHTQWGYLLSYGSFFRLLTFLILFLVPNTNSAASKPFTELITSFCLLCGGLVFMESTDQSIEAMEYRGFTPMFTFNLSVGFVSLLMAWEMILFIWKDWLIKTRKTSL, from the coding sequence ATGGTGCgttttgtttcaattttaaGTTTATTCGGCTGCGCGGCGACGCTTGTCACGGCCCATGATGACATGGACATGGACATGGATATGGACATGGATATGGACATGAATATCGATACGACAACGTCTCAATCCATAGATGTCTCATCCACGGCTTCAATCGTCCCCGTGCCACATGAACCAAAACATTTGCATGGCCTTCCTATACTGCAATCGCCCTCGCTTACCCCTGCGGAGAGATTGTACTGGGAAAACTACAACACCACAACCTACTTTACTACACAGGCTGGGAATAGGTCTGCCCTTCGCTACCACATTATTACGCTGCTCTTGGTTGCATTTGTGCTCTACCCTGTGTCCCTGGCGCTAAGCGCCGCCCGTTCTAGGTGGTACTTACCCCTGCTGTTTGTTAATCTATGCATTTGTATTTCGTCCGTAATGGCATTGTCCGTGTTCAAAAATACTTTCCCGGAAGAAGACTGGTATGCGCATAATATCTATGGCACCACTTCTGTGCTACTTCTCGTTTTTATGCTTGTTCACTTCTTCGCTGCGGTGCTTTCTGTCCCCGTCTCATTAGCATCGAAAAAGGAGTACCGTCCGGTTGACACCATCCCTCTGAATGATCTTGAATCTACGCCCGTCATGGTGAATAGTGCACGTGGCTCTCCAAGTCCTTCTTCCAACAGAGACACGTTGTTCTCGCTCTCTTCAGACACCACGACCGCCACGGCcaccaataataataaacgGAGACGCGCTGAAGGCGAAGACGAGGGTGATAACACCTCCAACCACGACACTTTGCGCGACGAAGACTACGATaatgatgacgacgaaATTGCTTCCATTGAAGCGCCACCTCTGCTTCCTCAAGACATACCCGTTTTCCGAATCTTGTTTACCAACACGAAGTACCAGATGCTTGCCGCGCACCTCTCGTGCGTCGCCAACGTGGTCTTTCACATGCTTACCTACCCGCTATTCATGTACATCTTTGTAGACCTAATCATCGGCTTCGCTGTAGGTAACTTGCTCGGCAAGGGCATCCGCATCTTTAATCTCTTGGCCCACTGGATTAAGGGCGGCGTATTTTTTACTCTGGGCGTTGTCTCTTTAGCAAGATACTGCGGTTTCGCAGCTAAGTACGGCTGGGCATGGAACAACATCAGCTTCACCTCTCAACTCACACAAACGCGTTCCTCCAATCTTCTTTTCCGGTTTGCTCCTGCGGGGACTTTCACCATGGAATTCGTTGAATCCTtcctcattttcttttacgGGTCCACCAACATCTTCTTGGAGCACCTGGCAGGAAACGGCGGCGCATGGACTGCCAAGGATTTACAGCATGTGTCGATCGCGTTTATGTTCATAGGAACCGGATTGTGTGGGCTACTCACGGAGTACAAGCTCAACCATTGGCGATTCGAGCATGCCCGCAAACGGCCACAGACCGATGTAGTTGCTGCCACACCGGGGTACTCTCCAAACCCGTTCCCCGCTTTCACCATATTTTGGACTGGGATTCTGATGTCCCAGCACGCACAGTCCTCGCAATTTTCTACTACCATTCACACGCAATGGGGATACTTGTTGTCCTATGGGTCCTTCTTCCGTCTGCTAACATTTTTGATTCTGTTTTTGGTGCCCAACACCAACAGTGCCGCATCCAAGCCTTTCACGGAGTTGATCACCTCGTTCTGTCTCCTCTGTGGTGGTCTGGTATTTATGGAGTCCACGGATCAGTCCATTGAAGCCATGGAATATAGGGGGTTTACCCCCATGTTCACTTTCAACCTCAGTGTTGGATTCGTTTCTTTGTTGATGGCTTGGgaaatgattttatttatttggAAAGACTGGCTCATCAAAACCAGGAAAACCAGTCTTTAA
- the BUD31 gene encoding U2 snRNP complex subunit BUD31 (Component of the SF3b subcomplex of the U2 snRNP; increases efficiency of first and second step pre-mRNA splicing; diploid mutants display a random budding pattern instead of the wild-type bipolar pattern; facilitates passage through G1/S Start, but is not required for G2/M transition or exit from mitosis) translates to MPRIKTRRSKPAPDGFEKIKPTLTDFEIQLRDAQKDKSSKLAAKSNEQLWEIMQLHHQRSRYIYTLYYKRKAISKDLYDWLIKEKYADKLLIAKWRKTGYEKLCCLRCIQKNETNNGSTCICRVPRAQLEEEARKKGTQVSFHQCVHCGCRGCASTD, encoded by the coding sequence ATGCCGCGCATAAAGACCAGAAGATCCAAGCCTGCACCTGACGGGTTCGAAAAAATCAAGCCAACCCTCACAGATTTCGAAATCCAACTCAGAGATGCCCAAAAGGACAAGTCGTCTAAGCTCGCAGCAAAGTCCAATGAGCAGCTCTGGGAGATAATGCAACTCCACCACCAGCGCTCTAGATACATATATACTCTGTACTACAAGAGAAAGGCCATCTCCAAAGACCTTTACGATTGGTTgataaaggaaaagtaTGCTGATAAATTGCTAATTGCCAAATGGCGCAAAACCGGGTATGAAAAACTGTGCTGTCTGCGCTGCATTCAAAAGAACGAAACTAACAACGGTAGCACTTGCATCTGCAGGGTGCCTCGTGCACagttagaggaagaagCACGCAAAAAGGGCACACAGGTGTCCTTCCATCAGTGCGTCCACTGCGGCTGCCGTGGATGTGCAAGCACAGACTAA
- the HCM1 gene encoding Hcm1p (Forkhead transcription factor; drives S-phase activation of genes involved in chromosome segregation, spindle dynamics, budding; also activates genes involved in respiration, use of alternative energy sources, NAD synthesis, oxidative stress resistance; regulated by cell wall integrity checkpoint; key factor in early adaptation to nutrient deficiency and diauxic shift; suppressor of calmodulin mutants with specific SPB assembly defects; ortholog of C. elegans lifespan regulator PHA-4) — translation MMNEDISIIDGHNSFLTEKSTVLLTQAKRTLEDEKEMITPPSSTVRKTMKEVNKRPSHPLSPDHSSPIAPSKAKRQRSDTCARSNGNLTLEEILQSLERRRINGELAKKPPYSYATLICLAILQSQEGKLTLSQIYHWIHVHFPYYKQKDASWQNSIRHNLSLNDAFIKTEKSCDGKGHFWEVRPGAETKFFKGENRGYEFVKDSLQDIGKYFEIDSTLDELEQVESGEGNDDLPDEEEREEAGKFPSIEIQLNSSPILRVSQLHHIPQLKTDNSVLNPHENLESMRNMIENDVNNIDSLEPPYVMKKYHTSLGLPSLVNAKDHFQAGVKNNNITQANRFNTLPITSAKSPQNFRKYFTSFNSNFEDLSPLRSNVGAGSLLDPLPYSPLKLYDQKNLALMSKPQSQQSYSNSQLPPPPSSHGSDLLKTPKMRHSDGLEKTPSRLISTPKDGNSILRKWQTPSHLFEDLYCSPLFRAIETPIRYITTPGGTLETQISPRKSSAPDVLTSATNSKFASSGLFGVDVYSVWKRATEKISDGNNTTDSNQKHHPYHNHPSNDSGNEKN, via the coding sequence ATGATGAATGAAGACATATCCATCATTGATGGCCATAATAGTTTTTTAACGGAAAAAAGCACCGTGCTATTAACCCAAGCCAAGAGAACACTAGAAGACGAAAAGGAAATGATTACTCCCCCGAGCTCAACTGTGAGAAAAACAATGAAGGAAGTAAATAAGAGGCCGTCGCATCCCCTCTCACCGGATCACTCGTCCCCAATTGCTCCATCTAAGGCCAAGCGCCAAAGATCGGACACATGCGCTCGGTCCAATGGTAACCTAACCttggaagaaattcttcaatctttggaaagaagaagaataaatgGTGAACTCGCCAAGAAACCTCCATATTCGTATGCAACTTTGATTTGCTTGGCCATTTTGCAATCTCAGGAGGGAAAGCTAACGCTATCCCAGATATATCATTGGATCCACGTTCACTTCCCTTATTACAAGCAGAAAGATGCTAGTTGGCAAAATTCAATAAGACATAACTTGTCTTTAAATGATGCGTTCATCAAGACTGAAAAGTCCTGCGATGGTAAGGGTCATTTCTGGGAGGTCAGACCGGGTGCcgaaacaaaatttttcaaaggtgAAAATCGTGGTTATGAATTTGTAAAGGACTCCTTACAAGACATTGGGaagtattttgaaatagatTCTACACTTGATGAATTAGAACAAGTTGAGAGTGGAGAAGGCAATGATGATCTTCCTGACGAGGAAGAAAGAGAGGAAGCAGGGAAATTCCCTTCCATTGAAATTCAATTGAACTCCTCCCCTATACTGAGAGTTTCCCAGTTACATCACATACCGCAATTGAAAACAGACAACAGTGTACTGAACCCTCACGAAAACCTAGAATCGATGCGGAACATGATAGAAAACGATGTCAACAATATAGATTCCTTGGAACCTCCTTATGTCATGAAGAAATATCATACTTCTTTAGGCTTACCGTCGCTGGTGAATGCCAAAGATCATTTCCAGGCGGGTgtgaaaaacaataatatcACCCAGGCAAATAGATTTAATACACTCCCTATAACTAGCGCAAAGTCTCCTCAGAATTtcagaaaatatttcacCTCAttcaattcaaattttgaagatttatCTCCACTTCGAAGTAATGTAGGGGCTGGTTCTCTACTCGACCCACTTCCGTATTCCCCATTGAAGCTGTACGATCAGAAAAATCTTGCGCTCATGTCGAAACCACAATCTCAGCAATCATATTCCAATTCTCAACTTCCACCTCCACCTTCCTCTCATGGTTCGGACTTACTTAAAACACCCAAGATGAGGCATTCCGATGGCTTAGAGAAAACCCCATCGCGGTTGATAAGCACACCTAAGGACGGTAACTCGATTTTGAGGAAATGGCAGACTCCTTCACAcctttttgaagatttgtACTGTTCTCCGCTATTTAGAGCTATAGAGACTCCAATCAGGTATATCACGACGCCGGGGGGCACTTTGGAAACCCAAATTTCACCAAGAAAGTCCTCTGCACCCGATGTCCTCACAAGCGCAACGAATTCCAAATTTGCTTCAAGCGGGCTGTTTGGCGTGGATGTTTATTCTGTTTGGAAGCGCGCAACTGAAAAGATTTCTGATGGTAACAATACTACGGATAGCAATCAAAAACATCATCCTTATCATAATCACCCTTCCAACGATAGCggtaatgaaaagaattga